The stretch of DNA CTCACATGCGACTATGCCGCAGCGGGCTGTTACGAACGCGCAAGCGCCGTTTTACGATCGTATTTGGAGCGGGCGACAGGGCAACCAGACTCATCGCTTGTCTATTATTACCTGGCTGAATTCGCCGAACAAATGGGAGACTCGCAGGAGGCTATTCGATTCTCAATGCTAGGCGCGAAGCTGCCGCGGCAGGGATTCTTCCCGAATCGACTAGAGGATCTGGCTGTGCTAGAGACGGCCGTCTCGCGACTTCCAAGCGATTTTCGCGCCCATTGCGACATCGGCAACTTGCTTTACAGCAAGCGCCGTTACGATGATGCAATCGACGCCTGGGAAAACGCCCGCGACCTGGCCCACGACTTCGCCCAACCGAATCGGAATTTGGGCTTGGCGTACTATAATCATTGCAAGGATCCTGTGTCCGCATGGCGATCGCTAGAAAAAGCTTTTCATCTCAATCCAGACGACTCTCGCGTGTTGTATGAATTGGATCAGCTTGCCAAACGATTAAATCACGACGCCGAAGAACGCCTACTGCGATTGCAAGCGCATCCCGATGGTGTGCGTCGCCGCGACGACCTGACGATCGAGCAAATCACATTGTTAAATCAACTCGGCAGACACGAACAGGCGCTCGAGCTTCTGCGACTCAGGCAGTTTCATCCGTGGGAAGGCGGAGAAGGAAAAGTATCGGCGCAGTACGTGTTGAGCTTAACGGAATTGGCTCGCAAGGCTATGGCCGACGATCGATTTGACGACGCGGTCGATTTCCTGGAACGGGCGCTTGTCTGGCCGCACTCATTGGGAGAGGGCAAGTTGGCCGGGATTCAAGAAAACAATATCCACTACTGGCTCGGCGAAGTTCATCGGCAATTGGGCCATGAAGTGGCCGCCCGTGAGTGGTTCCAACGCGCAAGCATTGGGCTCGCCGAGCCATCATCGGCGCAATATTACAATGACCAACCGCCGGAAATGATCTTTTATCAAGGGTTAGCCCTGCGAGCTCTCGGCGATGAAACCAGCGCGATCGACCGCTTTGAACGACTGATCGGATATGGTCGCGCCCATCTCGACGATGATACAGCCATCGATTACTTTGCCGTTTCGCTGCCCGATTTCTTGGTATTCGAGGCCGATCTCGCGGTGAAGAATGAACTGCACTGCCGATACATGCTCGCGTTGGGATATCTTGGGCTCAACAACGACCGCCTGGCGGAGCAAGCGTTCGCGAATATACTGCAGAACGATGTGAATCATTTGGGCGCTCTCGTTCATCGCAAGTTATGCAAAGTGGAAGCGCGGCCGGTCCCGCACATGTCCTCGCAGCCATGATCACCCCGGAACCCAGGGCGCAAAGAATCGCGGCAGCGGAGATTCGCCCGAATTGGTCGAGGACGACAAGATGTTGCAGCCTACAGTAAACGGCCCGCAATTCCGCATGGGATTCCTGTGGACGATCTGCCTCGTTGCCGCGATGGGCGGGTTGTTGTTCGGATACGACTGGGTCGTAATCGGCGGGGCGAAGCCATTCTATGAATTGTATTTCGGGATATCCGAGGATTCCTTCATGCAAGGCCTGGCGATGAGCGCCGCTCTGTTTGGTTGCCTCATCGGGGCAGCCGCATCGGGCATGTTCACCGACCGTTTTGGACGCAAATGGCTACTCGTCTTGTCGGCATTTCTATTCGCTGCAAGTTCTGTCTGCACCGCCCTAGCCCTGGAGTTCGTTACGTTTAGCCTTGCGCGGCTGGCTGGCGGAATTGCGATCGGTCTGGCGTCGAATTTGTCGCCAATGTATATCGCTGAGATCAGTCCCGCGCAAAAGCGTGGTCAATTTGTAGCGATCAATCAACTTACGGTTGTGATAGGTATCCTGGCGGCTCAAATCGTCAATTGGTTAATTGTCCGAAACGTTCCAGCCGGTGTAGCTTCGGCGGCTCTCGCAGGTAGTTGGTACGCCGATGTTGGTTGGCGTTGGATGTTTGCGGCATGTGCAGTTCCTGCCGCCGTCTTTTTTTTGATGATGCTATTCGTACCCGAAAGCCCAAGATGGCTGGCGAAAGCAGGCCAATTTGACGCCGCCGAAGAAGTATTACGAAAAGTCGGCGGCAGCGATTATGCCCATTCCGAAATCGAAAATGTTCGCCAAACGCTCAATCGCGAAGAAGTCGGTCGGGTGCCCTTTCGCGATTTATTGACGCCTGGCGTTGCGCGCATTCTTGGGCTTGGTATTGCGCTTGCCGTATTGCAACAATGGTGCGGCATCAACGTGATATTCAACTATGCGCAAGAAGTGTTTACGGCCGCCGGCTACAGCATTACCGGCGTTATGCAATCCATCGTCGTGACCGGCATCGTGAATCTCGTGTTTACCTTTGTCGCCATTTTTACAATCGACCGTTGGGGGCGACGTCCATTGATGCTGCTCGGCGCCGCGGGGCTCGCATTGATTTATATCATCCTCGGCGCTGCCTATTATGAACATAGTCGCGGGGCTCAGATGGTGACGCTGATCGTCGCCGCGATCGGTTGCTATGCGATGACGCTTGCGCCTGTTACCTGGGTGGTGATCGCCGAAATATTCCCCAACCGCATTCGCGGTACGGCAATGTCGGTTGCCGTGTTTGCGCTGTGGATGGCGTGCGCAATCCTCACGTTCACTTTTCCTTATCTTAATCGTTATTTGGGCGCGCACGGCACTTTTTGGCTTTACGCGGCAATCTGCATCGTAGGCTTTATTTTCATTTGGCGGCGGCTGCCCGAGACGAAGGAAAAAACGCTGGAGCAAATCGAAGCTGAGTTGGCGACTTGATCGGCAATGGGCCGTTCGTCGCTCAATTTCGTCGCCATGGAGTACGAGCAGTGAGTTGCCGTTTGGAACA from Pirellulales bacterium encodes:
- a CDS encoding sugar porter family MFS transporter — its product is MLQPTVNGPQFRMGFLWTICLVAAMGGLLFGYDWVVIGGAKPFYELYFGISEDSFMQGLAMSAALFGCLIGAAASGMFTDRFGRKWLLVLSAFLFAASSVCTALALEFVTFSLARLAGGIAIGLASNLSPMYIAEISPAQKRGQFVAINQLTVVIGILAAQIVNWLIVRNVPAGVASAALAGSWYADVGWRWMFAACAVPAAVFFLMMLFVPESPRWLAKAGQFDAAEEVLRKVGGSDYAHSEIENVRQTLNREEVGRVPFRDLLTPGVARILGLGIALAVLQQWCGINVIFNYAQEVFTAAGYSITGVMQSIVVTGIVNLVFTFVAIFTIDRWGRRPLMLLGAAGLALIYIILGAAYYEHSRGAQMVTLIVAAIGCYAMTLAPVTWVVIAEIFPNRIRGTAMSVAVFALWMACAILTFTFPYLNRYLGAHGTFWLYAAICIVGFIFIWRRLPETKEKTLEQIEAELAT